The genome window CGGTGTAATAGTTTATGATTTAAAACAAGTTACCATTTTAAACGCTGCTTCTCTAGAGCGGCGTGTCGATCAAATACGACCGTGTGGAAAACTTATTTACACTAagaatactttttaaaaccttttttatgggaatcatttaaaataatgGCATCgcttggcgtccaatccaattttactGTGAAGGACGCCATAACGTAACTCTAAAATAACGACTGCTAAcgtatcaaatcaaataaagtacggtccttttttgttatttattttaattatttttactctattaaaatatatatatatattttaaaaaggtaatGATTAATAATTACCACAataacactccaaattgtcatttttaaaaagcgaaAATCAGCATTATCGTGAAAGAGGAACGTCATTTCCGGTTTTCTTACATTGGCCTtggtaaacaaaaaataaatccacGTCAAAATGCACAATTTTGCACCTTTTACCCTGAGAGACACGATTGCTAACGCACTACTCATTTTGATAGCTAATTCGTTAACGTTCATGTCATATTTAGTCATTAGTCAGGTCacaattttatttgtaaaactCTGTATTTGATTGGTTTTTCATTTCAGTCACACATGGCTCATTAACAATTCAACTAGCAAATACTTGTCAAAATAATCACACACATTACGACGTAATCGTGAAAAAGGAGCACGGCCAAGTATTGCGACGGTTCCCGTTCATCTTCCAGTTGCCCTCTGATAGATTAatgatccatttatttaaaaacaaaaacaaaaaaaatgataacaatacCACAAACAAACGCTCCGCCTCCACCATGACGATTTGGCGCCGAGAATTCTTGAACGGGTGCTCAAAACAACATTTCTCGCCatgaaaatagaataaaaaaacagcattgttACACCAAAAGTGAAGGAGTGAACTTGAATTAAGGCAAGTGGCCACCGAGGGCAGTTTTATTATAaaccgttgcattttttttaaattttcttttgCCTCGTATATCTTCACGGCGCAAGATTAATTGAATTTGACCTTAAAGTCCCTTTTCCCGCTCCCTATTTGATCAAAATAATTGTGCGTAAAAAGGTGATTAAATAACACTCCGATAGATTTGGTTCTAAAGAAAGCAACTGTTTCTCTTCCATGCACTCACCCATACTTTGCCATATATTAATTGCTTTGGATCACATTTCCCATTCACATATTTCTAAAATATTTATACAGTATAAGCTTACATGCCCGAATCCAATTTTCCTCAAACTTCAAACGAATCCAAGCGACACATTAGTTTGGATGCCAACTTAAATGATTGTCAACCTGACGGCGTAGTTACACAAGGAACATAGAAGAGGATATAATGAGCTTaaggttatttatttatgtttttaatctgCTTAATAGCGTCCTTGCAAAGCATCCAGTCCGTCCCTCCGTGTCCACCCAAGTCTGGCGGGTCATCCAAAAGGAAGACACTTGCTTGGTCGGAATatcgtttttggggggggaatagCGATTCTCCTCCGTGGTTGAGATGCATCGAATGTAAACAAACACCACAATGGCACTGCTTGTCCAATTTCCCTTTGGGGAATGGATAAGAAGATTCCCTATTATTGCCTCGGCGTCGCCGAGTCGCCGGGAAACAGCTGTTCTTTGACCTCGGTGGGAAGGGTGTTGAAAAGGTCTTCCTCCACGATCAGGCCGGTCCTCTTCAGCTGCCGGCACTCCACCAGCTCGACGGGGAGACACTCCAGGCGGTTCCCCCGGAGCTCCAGTTGCGTCAGACCGCTCAGTTCGCCGAAACGCGACGGCAGGGAGTGCAGGCAGTTGTTGCCCAGGTTGAGGGTGCGCAGTTTCTTGCATTGGAAGAGGTCGTTGGGGAGGCTTTCGATCTTCGCGTGGGGAGGTGGTCGACCGAGAAAAGAGGGAAGAAAGATGTCTTGTTAAAGTTAAAGTAAGCGTTTCATTCGCGATGGAACAGAGCTGCTAACTTTCAGGAGTGTCCTTGTCCTATTTCTGGAGTTTGGtgttttcatcaggagtgaatgcgattcgcgcgcaaaaaaaaacatagggcaatttaaatgaaactgttattatcatgttttaattgaaatattgtgtttttgcaaactacagtaatccctcgaataatttaaatgaaactgttatcatgttttaattgaaatattgtgtctttgcaaactacagtaatccctcgaataatttaaatgaaactgttattatcacgttttaattgaaatattgtgtctttgcaaactacagtaatccctcgaattatttaaatgaaactgttatcacgttttaattgaaatattgtgtctttgcaattacagtaatccctcgaataatttaaatgaaactgttatcatgttttaattgaaatattgtgtttttgcaaactacagtaatccctcgaataatttaaatgaaactgttattatcacgttttaattgaaatattgtgtctttgcaaactacagtaatccctcgaataatttaaatgaaactgttattatcatgttttaattgaaatattgtgtttttgcaaactacagtaatccctcgaatattgcagttaatgtagaccaggcatggccgcgataattgaaaaaaatctcaaagtagggtcaaccctattaaaaaaaagctttttacaatatatatattttttttatacttcagtgctgagttctagtagcaatagtggcttccgcttatgagtttcatcttggattttcacaattttatgaatttaaataaatacagtaatccctcgattatcacggcttCACTGCATCGCTTGacaatcgagggattactgtaataatatttttttttttcttcattgccgagtcctaatagcaagagtggcttccacttacgagtttcagcgtggatttttttaaaaaaatttatgtactttaaaaagaaaagaaaaatctaattaatagcagaaaaaaatcaagtagTTAATTCGCGAtaaccgagggattactgtattgaaaaagtacagcataatgaaaataagttcaaacccagtgtggagtttgcatgttctccctgggcttgcgtgggttttctccggctaccccggtttcctcccacatcgccaaaacatgcacgctaggctaattgaagaCACCAAAGCAAGTGATTGGTCGGTTGTCGatttgcgattggctgaccaccgattcagggtggccgaagtcagctgggataagctccggcactccccgcgacccttgtaatGATAAGCGGTGGggggaaaatgaacgaatgaaggAATATCTATCTAAACCCAGCCAACGAAAGTGGAGAAACATCTAAAAATGCGaaaaatttcatcataaaaatgAAACCATCCGATTCACGGAAGCCAAACGTAGTCCCCGTCCCGCACTCACCCTGTTGGCGGTCACGGCGAGGTACTGCAGGTTCTCCAGGGAGCCGATGTCCGTCGGAATGACGGTCAAGTTGTTATGGCTGAGGTCCAGAAAGCGTAGCTTGCGGCAGTAAAACAACTGTCCGGGGATCTCCTCGATCTTGTTCCGGTTCAGGTAGAGCTTCTCCAAGTTGACCAGCGTGCCGATCTGTTTGGGGATGTAGGCGATCTGGTTGTACCAGAGCTTAAGGCAGACCAGCCGGTGCAGGTGCTGGAAACTGATGATCTCCTCGATGGTCTTCAGGTTGTTGTCCTTCAAGTCGATCTCCTGCAAGTTGTGCAGGCTGAAGATGGAGTGCGGGATGCGCTCCAGGTCGCAGCGGATCAGCTCCAGCTCCGTCAGGTTGACCATCTTCTTCAGGCTGTTGAGCACCATCAGCTTGGTGCCCTCGTTGTTGACCGACAGCTTCTGGAGGTGCATGCCCACGTCGGTCACCACCTGGGGCAGCTTGTTGAGGTTGCTCTTCAGGCGCAGGACGGTCAGCCGCTTCAATTCCCTCAGCCCGTCGATGACGATGTAGCGGTTGTTCTCGGCGCTCAGGTTGCCCGTCAGGTGGAGCTCGCTCAGGTTCTTCAGGCTGTAGATCCACAGGGGGATCTCCTTGATGTCGGTGAACTTGATGTGCAGGGACTTGAGGTTCTCCCGCAGGAAGGCCAGCGCCGGCGCCTCGATCTTGGCCGGCGTGTGGTAGAGCCACATCTCCCGTAGGTTGACCAGCTGGGCGATGATGGGCGGGATGGTCACGTCTGGGATCAGCTCCAGCTTGAGGACCTCCAGCTCCATCAGGTCGAAGACGGTGTCGGGGATGCCGCTGAGCATGAAGAGGTGCAGCTCCAGCTTCTCCTGCGAGTTCTTGGTGATCCTCTGCCGCAGCTTGTCCAGCGTCCACTCGTTGTTGAGGTTGAGCTGCCTCAGCTTGTTCTCGCTCACCTCCGACAGGAAGACGGCGAAGCGCTTGGAGTAGAGCGGGTCGTACTGGTCGATCATGTGCAGCATGAAGGCGAAGTCGTTCTTCACGTCGGGGATGTCGCTGTAGCTGCTCTCCTCCCGGATGGACTCGAAGGAGTACTTCTTCAGCGAGCGCCGCAGCATCCAGCACAGCGTGTACATGCAGATCAGGCCGTAGACCACCACCAGGCTGATGTAGAAGCAGGCCAGGATCTTGAAGAGCGTGGCCAGCGGGTGAGCGCAGCGGTACACGCTGTAGCCCGTCAGGTTCTCGATGTCCACGCTGCAGTCCACGCTGAACTTGATGTCGTTGACGAAGTAGCCCGTGTAGCAGATGATCACGATGAACTTGAGGACCTTGATGATGGTCTGACGGACGTACAGCCGGTACACGATGTCGCCCTCCTCCACGTGGATGCGGAACTTCTTGACCTTCTCGAAGAGCGCCTTGGCCTGCTCGCCCTCCTTCTTGTCCAGGACGCCCGTCTCCGTGCGGTCCACGATGCCCTGCTCCAGACGGGTCTTGGTCCTCTGGAGCATGGGGACGCTGGCTTCCACGTCTTCGCTGATCACCGACTCCTTGTGCTCCAGGGAGCCGTTCATCTTCATGGGCTTGGGGTCGCTCTCCTCCACCACCGTCTCCGACAGGGCCCGGGTGGTCCACGGCGAGTCGAAGCACTTGAGCAGGATGGAGACAAAGTGCTCCAGTTTGGAGCTAGTCCGGGGGAACTTGAACCAGAAGTTGCTGCAGGCTAAGAAGATCAGCGTGTGGAGCAAGACCAGGTAGGGGAAGTACTTGGCGAACCAGTGCAAGCGAGTCTCGTAGCACACCGCGTCCACGTAGTTGTACTGGTGCCGATCCAGGTCGTACTGGATCCCCTTGGGCTCCGGGGAAAAGGGTGCTGTGAAGCTGAGGTTCGAGTTCTTCGTGCAGGTCTGGTCCACCACCCACTTGCAGGGCAGGCAGATCATCTTGTCTTGGGTCACCTGCAGGGTCCCCCCGAACACCGAGATCATCAGCATGACGATGGAGATGTAGTCCGTGAACACGTCCCACCATGGTTTCAGGATGCGGTAGGCCGGCTGCGTGTCCACAAAGTACCGCAGTTCCGTGATGGGGATCATGGTTTATCTGGCGGGGAAAGAGCAGAGTGCTGTGGTTGGTGGATCCTTCTGATCGGACTTTCAGACCCGGGTAAGGTCGGTGGAtgccaaaatgtcattttactgGGATTTTACCCTATTAAAaaacagttaccgtattttttcgcatattagccgcctccgcgtataagccgtaccctgaaaattgccttaaaatggttgaatttgacaatttccctcgtataagctgcaccctgaaaattgacttaaaatggttgaatttgacaatttcccccatataaaccgcaccctgaaaattgacttaaaaatggttgaatttgacaatttcccccgtataagccgcaccctgaaaatggccttaaaatggttgaatttgacaatttcccccgtataagccgcaccctgaaaattgacttaaaatggttgaattcgacaatttccctcgtataagccgcaccctgaaaattgccttaaaatggttgaatttgacaatttcccccgtataagccgcaccctgaaaattgccttaaaatggttgaatttgacaatttcccccgtataagccgcaccctgaaaattgccttaaaatggttgaattcgacaatttccctcgtataagccgcaccctgaaaaataacttaaaatggttgaatttgacaatttccctcgtataagccgaccccccgattcacaattttctcctccatatttgtaattttaatagggagtacaaatgtgttaccttgaagggaaaattttaagaaaaatcaccgggcgtggtatttttgagatactgtatcaatcgaTCGCTGGATTGCaaacgtagacaaattcaaaaaggaagtcatgtgagcagtacaaccaggaagtggtctggtttgtcatccctaggtaagatggcggcgccctgagcaagcaatggcagacAGAAGTGACTTTTTCAcactattttttccttgaatttcattcatacacgccaaaataaattttggttagcgttttatctgtttatcttttttttattttgaaataaatgaccgtatcggccgcattgtcttgcgttatggcgtttcgtgcatgtcaagtctaatttgtgcgcatataagccgtacccttgattcagtcatcattttttggagcgacaaatacggcttatatgcgagaaaatacggtaaatcacaTCGAGTGGAGCCGGGCTATTTGAAGATTGTGACCCAAAgtcgcatttttttcccttttagatCCATTTCTGATATCACAACTAACTAGTTTGCCAGATTTTAAACAGTTGCCCCCAAAAAGTCCCAAACTGATGGTTTTCAAGTGGTTTATAACACTCCAAATGAGCTAAACCGTTTAGTTAAACACAGTCACAAACTTTGCTTTGAAGAAATAAACGTGAATCGAGCtctcttgattgtgattttcttgacttttacgCAATCGGTGAACATCTTTAATCCGTTTCACATGTGTAAATAAAACTACATACAATTAAAAGTACTGTACACATAcgtacattttcaaaatataccTTTGGTGTTTATGGACATTAAATACATAATTGACACTTAAAAACACATCCGTTCGAGACACATTGTTCGATGCGAGTCCCAGGAATTTAGTGGGTGTGGCTTATAGGACAAAAATCCTG of Stigmatopora argus isolate UIUO_Sarg chromosome 5, RoL_Sarg_1.0, whole genome shotgun sequence contains these proteins:
- the lrrc8ab gene encoding volume-regulated anion channel subunit LRRC8A → MIPITELRYFVDTQPAYRILKPWWDVFTDYISIVMLMISVFGGTLQVTQDKMICLPCKWVVDQTCTKNSNLSFTAPFSPEPKGIQYDLDRHQYNYVDAVCYETRLHWFAKYFPYLVLLHTLIFLACSNFWFKFPRTSSKLEHFVSILLKCFDSPWTTRALSETVVEESDPKPMKMNGSLEHKESVISEDVEASVPMLQRTKTRLEQGIVDRTETGVLDKKEGEQAKALFEKVKKFRIHVEEGDIVYRLYVRQTIIKVLKFIVIICYTGYFVNDIKFSVDCSVDIENLTGYSVYRCAHPLATLFKILACFYISLVVVYGLICMYTLCWMLRRSLKKYSFESIREESSYSDIPDVKNDFAFMLHMIDQYDPLYSKRFAVFLSEVSENKLRQLNLNNEWTLDKLRQRITKNSQEKLELHLFMLSGIPDTVFDLMELEVLKLELIPDVTIPPIIAQLVNLREMWLYHTPAKIEAPALAFLRENLKSLHIKFTDIKEIPLWIYSLKNLSELHLTGNLSAENNRYIVIDGLRELKRLTVLRLKSNLNKLPQVVTDVGMHLQKLSVNNEGTKLMVLNSLKKMVNLTELELIRCDLERIPHSIFSLHNLQEIDLKDNNLKTIEEIISFQHLHRLVCLKLWYNQIAYIPKQIGTLVNLEKLYLNRNKIEEIPGQLFYCRKLRFLDLSHNNLTVIPTDIGSLENLQYLAVTANRIESLPNDLFQCKKLRTLNLGNNCLHSLPSRFGELSGLTQLELRGNRLECLPVELVECRQLKRTGLIVEEDLFNTLPTEVKEQLFPGDSATPRQ